The genomic DNA CTCTTCATCCTCTTGGCTCTCTACGTGGGTATCCGCTACGCCACCAAGGGCTTCCTGGGCTACAGCATCGTGCCCCCCTTCTAGGTCGCAGTTCGATTGGCCTGATGAAAACGGAGGCCGCCCCAAGCGGGCGGCCTCCACAAAAAGACAGGAAAGACCATGACCGGCACCGCCGTTTACCAGTTTCTCGATCCGTGGCTCATCTGGACCTTTCGCCTGGGCGACAATCCCCATGTCGGATTCGCCATTGGCCTCTTCTGGCTCTGCCTTTTGACCACCGTCATCGGCGAGCTGTGCATGGCCGGGGTCTATTTCCTGAACAAGAAGCATTTCGCGGCCATCAACAAAGACATGGTCAGCCACCATAACCTGTCCCTCAAGGCGTTGGGGGCCAAGGACAAGACCGCGTGGAAGGCGTGCAACTCCATTGCCAATGACGCGTTCGGCAAGAATTTCTTCTCGCGCATCGCCCTGTTCGCCTCATCCCTGTGGGTGGTGCCGTTCGCCATCGGCTGGCTCTATTTCCGGTTCTCGTCGGTGGATTTCGCCCTGCCGTATCTGGGGCAGATAGGCGTTTCCTTCATCTTCATCCCGGCCTACATCCTGACGCGCGTGCTCTTCAGCCGGGTCAAGCCGGTGCTGCCGGTTTTCCGGTCCATCAAGCGCAGGATCAGCGAGAACGAGGGTGGCGAGGTCCTGATGAACTACATGGATCTGGCCGCAGACCCTGACAGGCCGCAGGCCGCCAGCCCGGTTCACGGGAACCCGTAAGGTGTGCGCGAGCTTCGCTTGAAGGGCGGGCGGCCCGGACTCGGGCCGACCCGCTTTTTCTATTGTTTGAGCTGTTCGACGGACTCGGCGAACTGGTCCAGGTTGGTGGGGCCGAGCAGATAGTCTCTGTCGGCGGTCTGGAGGCACAGGACATCCGGCCTGTTGGAGACGATGACACCCTCGCGACCGTTACCAAGCTCGACCACACCGGAGCGATACCCGGCGAAGTGCATGAATTTCTTGGCCTTGCGAACGGCATAGGCGGGATCGTCGAGACGGGCGGCAAAGGTCTTCTCCACCGAGGCCCAGGGGATGACCGCGCTGGCAAAGGGCGGCGCGGCCAGGAGGATGCCCTCCTCGGCCACGGTGATGGCGGCGCGCCTCGGGTTGACATAGAGCATGTACCAGTAGAGCAGGGCGAGCGGGGCGGCCACGACGATGAGGCAGATGCCTGTCCAGGTCAGTCCCGACTTGAAGCTCCAGGCCACGGTTGCGGAGACTGCGGCGACGCAGAGGAGCAGGGCGACCGGGACCAGTCTGTTCATGGGTATCTTGTATGTGGTGTGCATGCGTGTATTCTCCTTGGGTGCTCGGCGCGGATACGCTGGCCTGGTCATACGGACCAAGCGGACCGTTGCCAAGGGGTAATACGGATTGGACTGGGGCGCAAATTCTTGTAGAGTGATGGCATGGCGCAGGTCGCAGGCAATAACGAGGCAGGTCAGACACGATGATTTTCAGCACAGCCAGATGTCTCTTTGCGATGGTCCTGATGGCGACCATGCTCGTCTCTCTTGGCTGTGGCGAAAACGAGTCGGTTGTCGAGGTTGATCTCTCCCGTCGAGAGAAACTCGTGGCTCCCCAAAGGCAGAAGACGATCACCTACGCCTACCTGCCCCAGTATTCGCGCACCGTGTCCTTCCAGCGCCACCGGGCGTTGCTTGAATATCTGCGCGAGACCACGGGGCTGCCCCTGCATCAGGTGTTTCCCGACACCTTTGACGAGCACATCAAGATGGTGCAGCGGGGCGAGATAGACATCTCCTATTCCAACCCCTTCGTGTACATCCAACTGGCCGAGGTTGGTTCCACCGCCTTTGCCAGGATCATCGAGCCAACCGGCACGCCCGATTTCAGCGGGCAGATCATCTGCCGCAGTGACAACCCGACCATCAGGACCATCGAGGATTGCCGGGGCAAGCGGCTCATCGCCGTGGACCCGGGTTCCGCAGGGGGGTTCCTCTTTCCGCTTGGCCTGTTCTACGATCACGGCATTCGCCTGGGTGACTTTGCCGAGGTGGAGTTTGCCCAGGGCAAGCAGGAAAAGGTCGTTCTGGCAGTCCATGCCGGGGCCTACGACATCGGCACCATCCGCAAGGGAACCCTGAATGTGGTGGCCGGAATGATCGACCTGACCGACATCCGCGTTCTGGCCGAGACCAGACCCTACCCCGGCTGGCTCTACTCGGCGCGCGCGGGATTCGACCCGGCAGCCACGGCTGCCATCGCCCAGGCCATGTTCGCCCTCAACCCGGACAATCCGGAGCACCTCCGCATCCTCGACGCGGCGGGCATGCGCGGCGTTATCCCGGCTGAAGACGCAGACTATGATCCCGTCAGGGAGCTGACCGAAAAAGTCGGCATCTACTAGGCGGCCCAATGCGAATCTTCTCAAGGCTCAAATTCCACACCAAGCTCAACCTGGGCATCTCGGCCATCCTCATCGGCATGGCGGTCCTGCTGCTGCCCTTGGTCAGCAACATGACCGCCAAGATATTGCTGGAGGAAAACCGCAAGCGCGGGGCTGCCCTGGTGGAGAGCATGTCGGCCAGGGCCGTGGACCCGCTGCTGGCGCGCGACTTTTTGCGCCTGAAGAACATGGTGGACGAGCAGGTGGCCGTGGGCGACGTGCTCTACGTCTTTGTGCAGGACAAGCGCGGGTATGTGCTGGCCCACACCTTTGAGCGGGGGTTTCCCGTGGACCTGATCCGGGCCAACGTGGTGCCCAGCGGTTCAACGGTTCACATCCAGCTGCTGGCCGACGGGCCTGGCCGAATCTATGATTTCGCCTCTGCTGTGTCGATAGGGGACGAGCGGCTGGGTACGGTCCGCATCGGGCTGTCCAAGACACGCATCAACGCATCCGTCAACCACCAGATATCCATCATGGCCGGGCTTTTCGCCGGGGCCCTGCTCCTGGCTACGGTCATGGGCACCCTCTTTGCCAGACGGGTCGCGGCCCGGATTGGTCAGCTCAGGGAGCATGCCGAGGCCATGCTCATGGGCAACCTCGACACCCAGTCCGGCCCAGCTGATGGGGCACATTGCTGGGAGAGGCAGAACTGCAACCTGATCTCCTGCCCCGCCTTTGGCGAGCGCCGCCGCCGGTGCTGGTATATCGCCGGGACCATGTGCCCGGATTGCCGGGACGAGAAGACCAAGTCCGTCTCGCGCGATTCGTGCAGCCTGTGCAAGGTCTATCTGGAGAGCGCGGGCGACGAGTTGCAGGATCTGGCCGAGACCTTCGATGTCATGGCCCTGTCCCTCAAGAGCCACATCGATGAGCTGCGCGATGCGGACCGCAGCCTGCGCGACCAGCAGCGGCTCATGCGCACCATCCTTGATGTGACCCCGGACCGGGTCTCGCTGGTGGACACGCGGATGCGCTACCAGAGCGCCAACCGGAGCTTTACCGAATCCGTGGGACTCAACCTGCACGAACTGGTGGGCAAGACGGACTTCGACATCTTTGACGAGCCCGAGGCCGAGGCGCGCCACATGGCGGCCAGGGAGATTCTTCAGTCCGGGGAACGGTTGGACACCCAGGTGGTGGTGACCGAGGATGGAAGCGAGCGGTGGTTCCACGTGGTCTGCATCCCGGTCCATGACGAGGACGGGCGCATCTCCGGGCTTTTGCGCACGGACCGCGACATCACCGACATCAAGGGGTATGAGAAGCAGCTCATCCAGGCGCAGAAGATGGAATCCTTGGGTCTCATGGCCGGGGGCGTGGCCCACGAGATCAACACCCCGCTGGGTATCATCCTCGGCTACGCCCAGCTCCTGCAGGAGGACGTGGCCCCCGGCACCCAGATCCAGCAGGATCTGGCCGTGGTCGAGAAGCAGGCCAAGGTGTGCAAGAAGATCGTGGCCGACCTGCTCGGCTTCTCCCGGCAGACCCATTCGGCCAAGCGCGAGATGTGCTTCAACAACTCGGTCATGGAGGCCGTCACCCTCGTGCGTCATACCTTCGAGCTCGACCATGTGGATATCGTCACCCAGCTCGACGACCGCTTTCCCATCATCTATGGCGACCCGGAAAAGCTCAAGCAGGTCTGGATCAATCTGCTCACCAACTCCCGCGACGCCATGCCCGATGGCGGCCTCATCATCATCCGGACCCGGCTCGACACCCCCAGGGGCGTGGTCCAGCTCTGGGTGGCCGATTGCGGCGAGGGCATCAAGGAGGACGTGCTCAAGAAGATTTTCGATCCCTTCTACAGCACCAAGCCCGTGGGGCGTGGCACAGGCCTTGGCCTGTCCGTGTCATTTGGCATCATCGAGGACCATGACGGAGAGATTCACGCCACCAGCCCGGTGCCAGCCGAGTTCAACTTTCCCCAAGAGGCCCTGTCCCGCAAAACCGGGCCGGGAACCGTGTTCGAGGTCAATCTTCCCCTTGACCATGGCGTGGACGAACCCGTCAGGGCCAAGGACGGAGCTGCCGAGAGCATCAAGCAGGACATATAAGCAAAAGGAGACGGAAAATGGCTCAGATATTGGTACTGGACGACGTTTCTGACGCCGGGATGCTGGTCAAGCGCATCCTGGAGCGCAAGGGGCACAGCGTGGTCGTGTTCACCGAGGAGGAAGACGCCTTGCGCCATGCGACCACTTCTGCTGTTGATCTCTGCATCCTCGACATCAAGCTCAAGAAGATGACCGGCGTCGAGGTGCTTGAAGAGCTCAAGAAGCTCAACCCGGCGATGAAGGCCATCATGCTCACCGGGTACCCGACCCTGGAGACAGCCCGCGAGGCACTGCGCCTTGGCGCACAGGAATACTGCGTCAAGCCCATCAACAAGGAAGAACTCGAAACCAAGGTGGCCGAGGTCATCGGGGAATAGGAGAGGCCATGCATGTGAAACAGCTCTTCAAGCATTGGACATACCAGGTCTTTGCGCCGGGAACCCTGCTTCGGAGAAAGTACGAGGCGTTCAAGTCGCTGCTTCGGCACGATGCCAGGGCGCTGGAACTCATCGCCGATCTCGAAGAGCTGTTCTACGGAGAAAAGCTGGCCGACAGGCAGCGCGCCAATTGGCTGGCGGCAAGGCTCTCCGAGTCCGTCAAGGTCATGACCGGCCAATTGGTGGAGATGAACCCCACCCGGTACATGGATCTGCCCGAATACTTCCGCAAGATCGACTTCTACGTGCGCATGGCCCTGGAGCTTGATCAGCCCGAAGTCGGCCCGCCATACATCCTGTCGCTGGAGGATGCGGGCTCGCTGCCCAATCTCGCCGGGGGCAAGGCGGCCAACCTCGGACGCGCCCGGCGCGAGAGCGGGGTGCCTGTGCCGCCCGGGTTTGTCGTCACCGCCAACGCCTTCAACTACTTTATAGAATTCAACGGGCTGAGAGACGACATCGAGCGGTGCCTGCGCGAGATGGTGGTCGGCGATCGCGACCTGCTGGTCCGGCTCACCGGCGAGATGCAGGAGCTGATCCTCTCGGCAGAGGTGCCGGAGGAGATTGCCCGTGGCATCCGCTTCGCGGTGTCGGAGATCATCAGCGGTGATGATCTCATTGCCGTGCGCTCCAGCGCCCTGTCCGAGGACGGCGAGATATCCTTTGCAGGCCAGTACGCCAGCGAGCTGAACATCCAGCCCAACGACGTGCTCGAAGCCTACAAGCGCGTGCTGGCGGGCAAGTATTGCCCGCGCGCCGTGGCCTACCGCATCTCCAACGGGCTGACCGACAGTGAGACGGCCATGGCCGTGCTGATCATCCCCATGGTGGATGCCGAGACCGCGGGCGTGGCCTATTCGCTCGACCCGGACTGCACCGGGCGCGATCAGATAGGCGTCTACGGCGTGCGCGGCCTGGGCAACGGGTTGGTGGACGGCAGCGTCTCGCCGGGCAAGGCGGTGCTGACCCGCGAGGAGACCCCGCGCATCAGCGAGGACTGCGCGCCCGATGAGGGCGGGCTGCCCTCAAAGGACACCCTGATCGAGATCGGGCGGCTGGCCATGCGGCTTGAGGAAATCTTTGGTTCCCCCCAGGACATCGAGTGGGCTGAGGACGTGACCGGTGCGCTCTTCATCCTCCAGACGCGCCCCCTGCAACGGGAGCGGCCAGAGTTCGACGCCGAACACGCGCCGCTCCTGATCAAGCCTCTGGCCGATGGATTTGAGCGGGCGGCCACCGGCGTGGGCTGCGGCGAAGTCTACTACGCGCCCACCGGCGAATCCATCGCCCGCATCCCCAAGGGCGCGGTGGTCGTGACCCCGACCCTCAAGCCTTCGTTGCTGACCTTCATCGGCAACATGAACGGGGTCATTGCCCAGACCGGCAGCCGGGCCAGTCATTTTGCCTCGGTGGCCCGCGAGTGTGGCGTTCCCGTGCTGGTCGGCTCCATGGCTGAGGCGCTTGAGCCGGGGCGGCTTGTCACGGTGGACGGCACCACCGGCGCCATCTACGACGGCTACGTCGAGGAGATCGTGACCCGCGGCAAAAGGGAGGCGGCGGTCACGGACCATGTGACGCGCCAGTACGCCAAGGTCATCCCACTCACGGTCAAGCTCAACCTGACCGATCCGCAGGCCAGCGAGTTCACCCCTGGAGGGTGTCGCTCCATGCACGACGTGATCCGCTTCTGCCACGAGAAGGCCGTTGGCGAGATGTTTTCCCTGGTGGACAAGAAAGGCCGGGGCATGGGGGCTGCCAGACGCCTCAAGACCAACCTGCCGCTGGTCATGTACCTGCTTGACCTTGGCGACGGCCTGTTCGCCAACGCCAGCCAGGGCGAACTGGTCACGCCGCAGGACATCAAGAGCCGCCCCATGTGGGCGCTGTGGTACGGGCTTTCCGATCCGCGCGTGCAGTGGTCAAAAACTCTCACCCACATGGACTGGGAGGAGTTCGACCGCATGTCCGCCGGGATATTCAGCTTCGATTCCAAGCTCCTGGCCAGTTATGGCCTCATTTCCAGCGATTATCTGCATCTGATGATCCGGTTCGGCTACCACTTTTCGGTGGTCGATTCCGTCTGCGGGTCCGATCCCGGAGCCAACTACATCAATTTCCGTTTCAAGGGCGGAGGCGCGGCCTTTGACCAGCGGCTGCTGCGGCTCAAGTTCATCGGGGATGTGCTTACCCATTACGGGTACGAGGTCAGCTTCCGTGGCGACATGCTGGACGCCGGGTGTGTCCGCCAGGACGAGAACGAGACCAGGCGGCTCCTGGCCCGGCTGGGCTACCTGATGGCCGTCACCCGCCTGATGGACATGCGCCTTGAGAACGTCGAGTCCGTGGAGCGTGAGGTGGAGCGGTTCATTCAGGACGCGGAGCGGCAGGATGTTCGGTCTCAGTCGTAAGCCCGCCTACCAGGTGACCTGGGTCACGGACCAGCTGGGCGTGGGCAACGCGCCCATGAGCCATGCCCAGCTCGATGCCATCCGCAATGAGGGGGTGGACGCCATCCTCAATCTCTGCGGCGAGTTCTGCGACCTGCACGACATCGAAAAGGACGCCGGGTTCGAAGTCCACTATCTGCCCCTGGCCGACGAGGAGGCCCCGGACCTGATCGAGCTGGAAAAGGCGCTGGCCTGGCTCGACGAGGCCATCTACCTCGGCAAGAAGGTGCTCATCCATTGTCGCCACGGTATCGGGCGCACCGGGACGGTGCTCAATTCCTACCTGCTGCGGCGCGGCCTGGGCCACAAGCTGGCGTGGCGGGCGCTCAAGAAGCTCAAGTCCAAGCCCGCCAACTTCGTGCAGTGGCGCACCGTGCGCAAGTACGGCAAGCAGAGCGGCAGGCTGACCGTGCGCGAGCCGAGCCTCGAATTCAAGCGGCTGGTCGATCTTTCGCCTTTTTTCAATGACTACGACGAGCTGGTGCAGCGGGTGGACGAGCGGGCCGGGCAGGCCAGGGCCGGGATGGCCTGCGGGCTGGACCACGACCAGTGCTGCCGCACCCCGGTCAGGCTTTCGCTGGTGGAGGCCGTGCACCTGAGCCACCGCATCAATCGCGAGTTGTGCTGCGAGGACCGGCTGCTGGTCATCGAGCGCGCCGTGGAGACCGCCCAGGCCGAACGGCAGGCGGCCCGCGACCTGGGCCGGGAGCAGGAGAATCTCGAATACTGTCTGTCCGAGGTTGGGACCGTCTGCCCTCTGCTGGTGGACGGCGTGTGCATGCTCTTTGCCCACCGCCCGTTGCAGTGCCGCGCCTTTGGGCTCGACGAGAGCGAGGACGGCGAGCTCTGGAGCAGCCTGCTCACCCCGGCTCTCGACAAGATTTCCGGTGAGATGTGGTTCGCCTACACAGGCACCATGGTGGAGGAGCGGCTGCCCCTCTTTTCCCTGCCCGACGTGGTCTCGGGCAAGTTCATGGAGCGGGTGTTCAAGCTCATGCTTCAACTGGGCCTGCCCCGGTAAGGGAACGTCTCCCGTGAAACCCCGTCCCGAACCCCGGACCCCGCCGCCCCTGGCCGGGCTGTTGCCGTGGCAGAGCGGTTTTCTCGCCTTTGTGGTGGGCGTATTTGCCTATCGCGCCCCGGTAGAGGCCGGGCTTGGGCTCGCGGTGCTCATGGTGGCGGATACCATGCTCCGGGGATGGGCGCGTCGGCTGCCGCTGCTGACGCTTGTTCTGTGCGCGGTCTTTGGCCTGGCTTATGCGGCCCAGCGCGCTCCAGAGCCCTTGGAGACGCCGCCCTGGATGGAGTCGGGCCGCCCTGTGGTCGTGCGGGGCGTGGTGGACCGGGTCGAACCCCGGGAGGATCGCCGGTTGCGCCTTGTTCTGCGCGACATGGTCTGTCTGACAGACGATGGTCAGGTCGCGCTGCCGGGTCGGCTCGTCTGGAACTGGCGCATGCCCGCATACGATCCG from Pseudodesulfovibrio aespoeensis Aspo-2 includes the following:
- a CDS encoding protein-tyrosine phosphatase family protein, yielding MFGLSRKPAYQVTWVTDQLGVGNAPMSHAQLDAIRNEGVDAILNLCGEFCDLHDIEKDAGFEVHYLPLADEEAPDLIELEKALAWLDEAIYLGKKVLIHCRHGIGRTGTVLNSYLLRRGLGHKLAWRALKKLKSKPANFVQWRTVRKYGKQSGRLTVREPSLEFKRLVDLSPFFNDYDELVQRVDERAGQARAGMACGLDHDQCCRTPVRLSLVEAVHLSHRINRELCCEDRLLVIERAVETAQAERQAARDLGREQENLEYCLSEVGTVCPLLVDGVCMLFAHRPLQCRAFGLDESEDGELWSSLLTPALDKISGEMWFAYTGTMVEERLPLFSLPDVVSGKFMERVFKLMLQLGLPR
- a CDS encoding PEP/pyruvate-binding domain-containing protein encodes the protein MHVKQLFKHWTYQVFAPGTLLRRKYEAFKSLLRHDARALELIADLEELFYGEKLADRQRANWLAARLSESVKVMTGQLVEMNPTRYMDLPEYFRKIDFYVRMALELDQPEVGPPYILSLEDAGSLPNLAGGKAANLGRARRESGVPVPPGFVVTANAFNYFIEFNGLRDDIERCLREMVVGDRDLLVRLTGEMQELILSAEVPEEIARGIRFAVSEIISGDDLIAVRSSALSEDGEISFAGQYASELNIQPNDVLEAYKRVLAGKYCPRAVAYRISNGLTDSETAMAVLIIPMVDAETAGVAYSLDPDCTGRDQIGVYGVRGLGNGLVDGSVSPGKAVLTREETPRISEDCAPDEGGLPSKDTLIEIGRLAMRLEEIFGSPQDIEWAEDVTGALFILQTRPLQRERPEFDAEHAPLLIKPLADGFERAATGVGCGEVYYAPTGESIARIPKGAVVVTPTLKPSLLTFIGNMNGVIAQTGSRASHFASVARECGVPVLVGSMAEALEPGRLVTVDGTTGAIYDGYVEEIVTRGKREAAVTDHVTRQYAKVIPLTVKLNLTDPQASEFTPGGCRSMHDVIRFCHEKAVGEMFSLVDKKGRGMGAARRLKTNLPLVMYLLDLGDGLFANASQGELVTPQDIKSRPMWALWYGLSDPRVQWSKTLTHMDWEEFDRMSAGIFSFDSKLLASYGLISSDYLHLMIRFGYHFSVVDSVCGSDPGANYINFRFKGGGAAFDQRLLRLKFIGDVLTHYGYEVSFRGDMLDAGCVRQDENETRRLLARLGYLMAVTRLMDMRLENVESVEREVERFIQDAERQDVRSQS
- a CDS encoding PH domain-containing protein translates to MHTTYKIPMNRLVPVALLLCVAAVSATVAWSFKSGLTWTGICLIVVAAPLALLYWYMLYVNPRRAAITVAEEGILLAAPPFASAVIPWASVEKTFAARLDDPAYAVRKAKKFMHFAGYRSGVVELGNGREGVIVSNRPDVLCLQTADRDYLLGPTNLDQFAESVEQLKQ
- a CDS encoding response regulator, producing MAQILVLDDVSDAGMLVKRILERKGHSVVVFTEEEDALRHATTSAVDLCILDIKLKKMTGVEVLEELKKLNPAMKAIMLTGYPTLETAREALRLGAQEYCVKPINKEELETKVAEVIGE
- a CDS encoding phosphate/phosphite/phosphonate ABC transporter substrate-binding protein, with translation MIFSTARCLFAMVLMATMLVSLGCGENESVVEVDLSRREKLVAPQRQKTITYAYLPQYSRTVSFQRHRALLEYLRETTGLPLHQVFPDTFDEHIKMVQRGEIDISYSNPFVYIQLAEVGSTAFARIIEPTGTPDFSGQIICRSDNPTIRTIEDCRGKRLIAVDPGSAGGFLFPLGLFYDHGIRLGDFAEVEFAQGKQEKVVLAVHAGAYDIGTIRKGTLNVVAGMIDLTDIRVLAETRPYPGWLYSARAGFDPAATAAIAQAMFALNPDNPEHLRILDAAGMRGVIPAEDADYDPVRELTEKVGIY
- a CDS encoding ATP-binding protein, encoding MRIFSRLKFHTKLNLGISAILIGMAVLLLPLVSNMTAKILLEENRKRGAALVESMSARAVDPLLARDFLRLKNMVDEQVAVGDVLYVFVQDKRGYVLAHTFERGFPVDLIRANVVPSGSTVHIQLLADGPGRIYDFASAVSIGDERLGTVRIGLSKTRINASVNHQISIMAGLFAGALLLATVMGTLFARRVAARIGQLREHAEAMLMGNLDTQSGPADGAHCWERQNCNLISCPAFGERRRRCWYIAGTMCPDCRDEKTKSVSRDSCSLCKVYLESAGDELQDLAETFDVMALSLKSHIDELRDADRSLRDQQRLMRTILDVTPDRVSLVDTRMRYQSANRSFTESVGLNLHELVGKTDFDIFDEPEAEARHMAAREILQSGERLDTQVVVTEDGSERWFHVVCIPVHDEDGRISGLLRTDRDITDIKGYEKQLIQAQKMESLGLMAGGVAHEINTPLGIILGYAQLLQEDVAPGTQIQQDLAVVEKQAKVCKKIVADLLGFSRQTHSAKREMCFNNSVMEAVTLVRHTFELDHVDIVTQLDDRFPIIYGDPEKLKQVWINLLTNSRDAMPDGGLIIIRTRLDTPRGVVQLWVADCGEGIKEDVLKKIFDPFYSTKPVGRGTGLGLSVSFGIIEDHDGEIHATSPVPAEFNFPQEALSRKTGPGTVFEVNLPLDHGVDEPVRAKDGAAESIKQDI